In Carya illinoinensis cultivar Pawnee chromosome 16, C.illinoinensisPawnee_v1, whole genome shotgun sequence, a single window of DNA contains:
- the LOC122298845 gene encoding CLAVATA3/ESR (CLE)-related protein 27, whose protein sequence is MSFSGSRRVLFSTTLLALLIISVLQIWVWCEYSCQAGAIRILPGNGIAKAMKVSSHGGRMVKKSSKEDLVRKYFNGRTDNRFEENKRKVPSCPDPLHN, encoded by the coding sequence ATGTCTTTTTCTGGCAGCAGGAGAGTCTTGTTTTCTACTACTCTGCTGGCGCTGTTGATTATCTCGGTGTTGCAGATTTGGGTCTGGTGCGAATACTCATGCCAAGCCGGGGCAATTCGGATTCTTCCGGGAAATGGAATAGCAAAGGCCATGAAGGTCAGCAGCCATGGCGGCCGAATGGTTAAGAAGAGCAGCAAGGAGGATCTGGTTCGAAAGTATTTCAATGGCAGAACTGACAACCGATTCGAGGAGAACAAACGTAAAGTACCCAGTTGCCCAGATCCTCTCCACAACTAG